The Capsicum annuum cultivar Jeju mitochondrion, complete genome genome has a window encoding:
- the orf102e gene encoding hypothetical protein codes for MGIGLTTAGQNPSLSISMFAKLASFLAFMKPTLTDISSIFVDGRSGESIQLDAAYLDAVLVPRSEGKEQDIGDSESDRTFLRSNGYRSWPDEKRVELILALT; via the coding sequence ATGGGAATTGGTCTGACAACAGCTGGGCAAAATCCATCTCTTTCCATCTCTATGTTCGCTAAACTTGCTTCCTTTCTTGCTTTCATGAAGCCGACCTTAACAGACATCTCTTCCATTTTCGTAGATGGAAGATCCGGTGAATCAATTCAATTAGATGCCGCTTACCTAGATGCGGTGCTTGTCCCTCGAAGCGAAGGTAAAGAACAAGACATTGGGGATTCTGAATCTGACCGCACTTTCCTCAGGTCGAACGGCTATCGATCCTGGCCCGATGAGAAAAGGGTTGAACTCATACTTGCCTTAACCTAA
- the orf473 gene encoding hypothetical protein, with protein sequence MKTLYSLRRFYHVETLFNGTLALAGRDQETTGFAWWAGNARLINLSGKLLGAHVAHAGLIVFWAGAMNLFEVAHFVPEKPMYEQGLILLPHLATLGWGVGPGGEVIDTFPYFVSGVLHLISSAVLGFGGIYHALLGPETLEESFPFSGYVWKDRNKMTTILGIHLILLGLGAFLLVFKALYFGGVYDTWAPGGGDVRKITNLTLSPSIIFGYLLKSPFGGEGWIVSVDDLEDIIGGHVWLGSICILGGIWHILTKPFAWARRALVWSGEAYLSYSLGALAVFGFIACCFVWFNNTAYPSEFYGPTGPEASQAQAFTFLVRDQRLGANVGSAQGPTGLGKYLMRSPTGEVIFGGETMRFWDLRAPWLEPLRGPNGLDLSRLKKDIQPWQERRSAEYMTHAPLGSLNSVGGVATEINAVNYVSPRSWLATSHFVLGFFFFVGHLWHAGRARAAAAGFEKGIDRDLEPVLFMTPLN encoded by the coding sequence ATGAAAACCTTATATTCCCTGAGGAGGTTCTACCACGTGGAAACGCTCTTTAATGGAACTTTAGCCTTAGCTGGTCGTGACCAAGAAACCACTGGTTTCGCTTGGTGGGCCGGGAATGCCCGACTTATCAATTTATCCGGTAAACTACTAGGGGCTCATGTAGCCCATGCTGGATTAATCGTATTCTGGGCCGGAGCAATGAACCTATTTGAAGTAGCCCATTTCGTACCCGAGAAGCCTATGTATGAACAAGGATTGATTTTACTTCCCCACCTAGCTACTCTAGGTTGGGGGGTAGGCCCTGGGGGCGAAGTTATAGACACCTTTCCATACTTTGTATCTGGAGTACTTCATTTAATTTCTTCTGCAGTATTGGGCTTTGGCGGCATTTATCATGCACTTCTGGGACCTGAGACACTTGAAGAATCTTTTCCCTTCTCTGGTTATGTCTGGAAAGATCGAAATAAAATGACCACAATTTTAGGTATTCACTTAATCTTGTTAGGTCTAGGTGCTTTTCTTCTAGTATTCAAGGCTCTTTATTTTGGGGGCGTATATGATACCTGGGCTCCGGGAGGGGGAGATGTAAGAAAAATTACCAACTTGACCCTTAGCCCGAGTATCATATTTGGTTATTTACTAAAATCCCCTTTTGGGGGGGAAGGATGGATTGTTAGTGTGGACGATTTAGAAGATATAATCGGAGGACATGTATGGTTAGGTTCCATTTGTATACTTGGTGGAATCTGGCATATCTTAACCAAACCCTTCGCATGGGCTCGACGCGCACTTGTATGGTCTGGAGAGGCTTACTTATCTTATAGTTTAGGGGCTTTAGCCGTCTTTGGTTTCATTGCTTGTTGTTTTGTCTGGTTCAATAATACCGCTTATCCTAGTGAATTTTACGGACCTACTGGACCAGAAGCTTCTCAAGCTCAAGCATTTACTTTTCTAGTTAGAGACCAACGCCTTGGGGCTAACGTGGGATCCGCTCAAGGACCTACTGGTTTAGGTAAATATCTAATGCGTTCCCCAACCGGAGAAGTCATTTTTGGAGGAGAAACTATGCGTTTTTGGGATCTGCGTGCTCCATGGTTAGAGCCTCTAAGGGGTCCAAATGGGTTAGACTTGAGTAGGTTGAAAAAAGACATACAACCTTGGCAGGAACGGCGTTCCGCGGAATATATGACTCATGCTCCTTTAGGTTCTTTAAATTCCGTGGGTGGTGTAGCTACCGAGATCAATGCAGTCAATTATGTCTCTCCTAGAAGTTGGTTAGCTACCTCTCATTTTGTTCTAGGATTCTTCTTCTTCGTAGGTCATTTGTGGCACGCGGGAAGGGCTCGTGCAGCTGCAGCAGGATTTGAAAAAGGAATTGATCGTGACCTTGAACCTGTTCTTTTCATGACCCCTCTTAATTGA
- the orf133b gene encoding hypothetical protein, giving the protein MKYSQCTIQRRLIANLRTLTYFNKLTIEDSVRKELEYSNNELEKLTIFNNKLGFEYITSKISPDTTLFTSSSLGAGYRSLVNDPLDVEKVLRDVVSCGPGYVGPYFTLIMTGVLFGTRWTIALYRTHLFFAPT; this is encoded by the coding sequence ATGAAATATTCTCAATGCACGATTCAGAGAAGGCTGATTGCTAACCTCAGAACCCTCACGTACTTCAATAAATTGACTATTGAAGATAGTGTACGAAAAGAACTAGAATATTCCAACAACGAATTAGAAAAGCTTACCATATTCAATAATAAATTGGGATTCGAATACATTACTAGTAAAATCTCACCGGATACAACTTTATTCACTTCATCGAGTCTAGGGGCTGGCTATCGTTCTTTAGTGAATGACCCATTGGATGTTGAAAAAGTCTTAAGAGATGTAGTATCATGCGGACCGGGTTATGTTGGCCCTTACTTTACTCTTATTATGACTGGTGTGTTGTTTGGTACAAGGTGGACCATAGCTCTATACCGGACCCATCTCTTTTTTGCCCCAACATAG
- the orf101b gene encoding hypothetical protein, with amino-acid sequence MDIDDKNLGASEHINPFGKIPQGGVTKRAIVVAVWLTASTNTQPAERYYVIEESGSARYGYETGYARTGPHLDLHMDNLLYYPKESYSYPGHFVLERASSV; translated from the coding sequence ATGGATATAGATGATAAGAATTTAGGTGCATCTGAGCACATAAACCCTTTTGGTAAAATTCCGCAAGGAGGGGTGACCAAGAGGGCGATTGTGGTTGCAGTCTGGTTAACTGCTTCCACAAACACCCAGCCTGCTGAGAGGTATTATGTAATCGAAGAATCAGGATCTGCGAGATATGGATATGAAACTGGATATGCTCGAACCGGACCGCATCTCGATTTGCACATGGATAATCTGCTGTATTACCCTAAAGAGTCATACTCATATCCAGGGCATTTTGTCCTTGAAAGAGCGTCATCAGTCTAG
- the orf103a gene encoding hypothetical protein translates to MSMINGSSERLLTTLTGSSVKESSDIGSAEKKEKNIILDHFWREYYSQLENQASTIKEPTNISTYQKDLFSMLKEKKSEFLSEEQLRNLGVSCSGLPIRHSST, encoded by the coding sequence ATGTCAATGATAAATGGTTCTTCAGAAAGGCTTCTTACGACCCTCACAGGGTCATCGGTAAAGGAATCGAGTGATATTGGTTCTGCAGAAAAGAAAGAAAAGAATATCATTTTGGATCATTTTTGGAGAGAATATTACAGTCAACTTGAAAATCAAGCTAGTACTATTAAAGAACCTACTAATATTTCAACATACCAAAAAGATCTATTTTCTATGTTAAAAGAAAAGAAAAGTGAATTTCTTAGTGAAGAACAATTGAGGAATTTGGGGGTGAGCTGTAGCGGGTTACCAATCCGCCACAGCTCTACCTAA
- the orf132a gene encoding hypothetical protein — protein MKIDGECLIELIRSCRNKVQVYRSVRMPQLHTSLHFHLTPIVMINGSSRRDLLLNSQKNFCRSIPAGAENPSLSRLCYRKLWGSRNRRALILGWAYYLDAFSSYPLRTWLPSVYRGHDNWYTRGASFPVLSY, from the coding sequence ATGAAAATAGATGGCGAGTGCCTGATCGAATTGATCAGGTCATGTAGGAACAAGGTTCAAGTCTACCGGTCTGTTAGGATGCCTCAGCTGCATACATCACTGCACTTCCACTTGACACCTATCGTAATGATAAACGGCTCGTCTCGCCGTGACCTTCTCTTGAATTCTCAAAAAAACTTCTGTCGCTCCATCCCCGCAGGGGCAGAGAACCCGTCGCTGTCTCGGCTGTGCTACCGGAAGCTCTGGGGAAGTCGGAATAGGAGAGCACTCATCTTGGGGTGGGCTTACTACTTAGATGCTTTCAGCAGTTATCCGCTCCGCACTTGGCTACCCAGCGTTTACCGTGGGCACGATAACTGGTACACCAGAGGTGCGTCCTTCCCGGTCCTCTCGTACTAG
- the orf111a gene encoding hypothetical protein: MKWNSNWSRKRTALVGIWGKIESSLGSPDQIESSLCQSMNMPHPAVRGVGQIRVEALPRKSQDFWADSSIRPISFCRFPGLSESLVRSGPGVPFIRLWERLSVPILHRVIK, encoded by the coding sequence ATGAAATGGAATTCAAATTGGTCGAGAAAAAGAACCGCGCTAGTCGGAATTTGGGGAAAGATAGAGAGCTCTCTAGGCTCTCCTGATCAAATTGAGAGTTCGCTTTGCCAGTCCATGAATATGCCGCACCCAGCAGTTCGAGGAGTTGGCCAGATACGGGTCGAAGCCCTGCCTCGAAAAAGTCAGGACTTTTGGGCAGATTCCAGTATCCGACCCATCTCTTTCTGCCGATTCCCCGGGTTGTCGGAATCTCTGGTTCGATCAGGACCAGGAGTCCCATTCATTCGTTTATGGGAGCGACTCTCTGTTCCCATTCTCCACCGGGTCATCAAGTGA
- the orf353 gene encoding hypothetical protein, whose translation MTIAIGKFTKDESDLFDIMDDWLRRDRFVFVGWSGLLLFPCAYFALGGWFTGTTFVTSWYTHGLASSYLEGCNFLTAAVSTPANSLAHSLLLLWGPEAQGDFTRWCQLGGLWTFVALHGAFGLIGFMLRQFELARSVQLRPYNAIAFSGPIAVFVSVFLIYPLGQSGWFFAPSFGVAAIFRFILFFQGFHNWTLNPFHMMGVAGVLGAALLCAIHGATVENTLFEDGDGANTFRAFNPTQAEETYSMVTANRFWSQIFGVAFSNKRWLHFFMLFVPVTGLWMSALGVVGLALNLRAYDFVSQEIRAAEDPEFETFYTKNILLNEGIRAWMAAQDQPHENLIFPEEVLPRGNAL comes from the coding sequence ATGACTATAGCCATTGGTAAGTTTACCAAAGACGAAAGTGATTTATTTGATATTATGGATGACTGGTTACGGAGGGACCGTTTCGTTTTTGTAGGCTGGTCCGGTCTATTGCTCTTTCCTTGTGCCTATTTCGCTTTAGGGGGTTGGTTCACAGGTACAACCTTTGTAACTTCATGGTATACCCATGGATTGGCCAGTTCTTATTTGGAAGGCTGCAATTTCTTAACTGCCGCGGTTTCTACTCCTGCTAATAGTTTAGCACATTCGTTGTTGTTACTATGGGGTCCTGAAGCACAAGGAGATTTTACTCGTTGGTGTCAATTGGGGGGTCTGTGGACTTTTGTTGCTCTCCATGGAGCTTTTGGCCTAATAGGTTTCATGTTACGTCAATTCGAGCTTGCTCGATCTGTTCAATTGAGACCTTATAATGCAATCGCATTCTCTGGTCCAATTGCTGTTTTTGTTTCTGTATTTCTGATTTATCCACTAGGTCAGTCTGGTTGGTTCTTTGCACCTAGTTTTGGTGTAGCAGCTATATTTCGATTCATCCTATTTTTTCAAGGGTTTCATAATTGGACCTTGAACCCCTTTCATATGATGGGAGTTGCCGGTGTATTGGGCGCTGCTTTGCTATGCGCCATTCATGGTGCTACCGTAGAAAATACTTTATTTGAAGACGGTGATGGTGCAAATACATTCCGTGCTTTTAACCCAACTCAAGCCGAAGAAACTTATTCAATGGTCACCGCTAACCGCTTTTGGTCCCAAATCTTTGGGGTTGCTTTTTCCAATAAACGTTGGTTACATTTCTTTATGTTATTTGTACCAGTAACCGGTTTATGGATGAGTGCTCTTGGAGTAGTCGGTCTAGCCCTGAACCTACGTGCCTATGACTTCGTTTCTCAGGAAATTCGCGCAGCGGAAGATCCTGAATTTGAGACTTTCTACACCAAAAATATTCTCTTAAACGAAGGTATTCGCGCTTGGATGGCGGCTCAAGATCAGCCTCATGAAAACCTTATATTCCCTGAGGAGGTTCTACCACGTGGAAACGCTCTTTAA
- the rps10 gene encoding ribosomal protein S10: protein MTTKIGIVIRSFDHPFLENPFWGLPPYTRKIGLPESRVLYTVLRSPHIDKKSREQFWMKIKKEFLVIKTERHELRKKFFRLKRQRIFGAQYEIQFSCKTRSDKGKLQRLL from the exons ACGACCACCAAGATAGGCATAGTAATTCGATCTTTTGATCACCCATTTTTGGAAAACCCTTTTTGGGGGCTTCCGCCTTACACACGGAAGATTGGATTGCCTGAATCACGAGTCTTATATACTGTGTTACGATCACCTCATATTGATAAAAAGTCCAGAGAACAATTTTGGATGAAAATCAAGAAAGAATTTCTGGTCATAAAAACAGAAAGGCATGAATTGCGCAAGAAGTTCTTTCGGTTAAAACGCC AGCGTATATTTGGAGCTCAATATGAAATCCAATTTTCTTGCAAGACCCGTTCGGATAAGGGAAAACTCCAGAGATTGCTTCGA
- the orf187 gene encoding hypothetical protein gives MDMPLDRLFHMQNLIIRGGYVLSPLEIKRVMGRDLRDFLKGLIPERPEFMITGGGGEDIIHVIMPSRKEDALVLMGLSITLLRLYRSEMPEEGYRIDCLLPSFYSCLQQEERVDRLYRIDLGESIREIPSSMIKSWVKPLVGDGSVYRLISFLASLFLKIWEVFASIQAVAAQAYHLRVISLGFYSI, from the coding sequence ATGGATATGCCTCTCGACAGACTCTTTCATATGCAAAATCTTATTATCAGGGGGGGATATGTTCTATCACCCCTAGAAATAAAGCGAGTAATGGGGAGAGATCTAAGGGACTTTTTAAAGGGGTTAATACCTGAGCGGCCAGAATTCATGATTACGGGAGGCGGTGGAGAAGATATAATTCATGTAATTATGCCCTCTAGAAAAGAGGATGCATTGGTCTTAATGGGGCTATCCATAACCCTACTTCGTCTTTATCGTAGTGAGATGCCGGAAGAAGGTTACCGAATCGATTGTCTGCTTCCTTCTTTTTATTCTTGTCTTCAACAAGAGGAAAGGGTAGATAGACTGTACAGGATTGACTTGGGGGAATCAATAAGAGAAATTCCTTCCTCTATGATCAAATCGTGGGTAAAGCCTTTAGTTGGAGATGGATCAGTTTATAGACTAATTTCTTTCTTAGCCTCACTGTTTTTGAAGATTTGGGAGGTATTCGCGTCTATACAAGCAGTGGCGGCTCAGGCATACCACCTGCGGGTGATATCACTCGGGTTTTACTCGATATAG
- the orf185 gene encoding hypothetical protein, with protein sequence MPSRSWCCNRPTVETMQYLFLKSQCADKVWQYFSLGAGLTHGVSLQQVFQRWWKHPANVYLKPLYQALPCVVVWELWKRRKKRRYGGNISLNRLISQVSATLHNLLVYRFPKMKRLSSNWPELVSELESYIPRLHYRRVCWEFPSGQWIQCKTDGASRGNPGKSGAAVVFRDAAGDFLCAATRSN encoded by the coding sequence ATGCCCTCAAGGTCTTGGTGTTGTAATCGACCAACAGTAGAAACCATGCAGTATCTTTTTCTGAAGAGTCAATGTGCTGATAAGGTATGGCAGTACTTTTCCTTGGGTGCAGGTCTTACACATGGTGTTAGCTTACAGCAGGTATTTCAAAGGTGGTGGAAACACCCTGCAAATGTATATCTAAAGCCCTTATATCAAGCATTGCCCTGTGTAGTTGTCTGGGAGCTATGGAAGAGGAGAAAGAAAAGAAGGTATGGTGGTAATATCTCCTTGAACAGGCTAATTTCTCAGGTTTCAGCAACTCTGCACAATTTACTGGTGTACAGGTTTCCTAAGATGAAAAGATTGTCTTCTAATTGGCCTGAATTGGTTAGTGAGTTGGAGAGCTACATCCCCAGGCTACATTATAGAAGAGTATGTTGGGAATTCCCTAGTGGACAATGGATTCAATGTAAGACAGATGGTGCATCAAGAGGTAATCCAGGTAAGAGTGGTGCTGCTGTGGTGTTTAGAGATGCTGCTGGTGATTTTTTGTGTGCTGCTACCCGTTCAAACTAA
- the atp6 gene encoding ATP synthase F0 subunit 6, whose protein sequence is MMRRIFRFDEASLNSSSSSSNIASPSSSSSFGPSSIGIQNPTNQSATTIGDFSLRSSSTQVDGSGSSISNNHGFFEGLDPTTSTTQENIADYLRGEIFESVQKVFTNHCSDEDKLRAISENLHNDEDSTGFLREIIEHLKDKQGEHYDFALKEFNVIVGGTPPTITSPLEQFEIIPLIPMKIGNLYFSFTNPSLFMLLTLSLVLLLVYFVTKKGGGNSVPNAWQSLVELIYDFVLNPVNEQIGGLSGNVKQKFSPRISVTFTFSLFCNPQGMIPYSFTVTSHFLITLGLSFSIFIGITIVGFQKNGLHFLSFLLPAGVPLPLAPFLVLLELIPYCFRALSSGIRLFANMMAGHSSVKILSGFAWTMLCMNDLLYFIGDLGPLFIVLALTGLELGVAISQAHVSTILICIYLNDAINLHQSAYFFIIEQKRV, encoded by the coding sequence ATGATGCGACGCATTTTCCGCTTTGATGAAGCTAGTCTGAACTCAAGTTCCAGTTCCAGTAATATAGCTTCGCCTTCGTCTAGTAGTTCATTCGGACCTAGTAGTATTGGGATTCAAAATCCTACGAATCAATCTGCTACGACTATTGGCGATTTTAGTCTTCGGTCGTCCAGTACTCAGGTTGATGGGAGTGGTTCGAGTATTTCGAATAATCATGGTTTTTTTGAAGGTCTGGACCCTACTACTTCTACTACTCAAGAAAATATAGCGGACTACCTAAGGGGTGAAATCTTTGAATCCGTTCAAAAAGTCTTCACAAATCATTGTTCAGATGAAGACAAATTGCGAGCAATTAGTGAAAATTTGCATAATGATGAAGACAGCACGGGTTTTCTAAGGGAAATTATAGAACATTTAAAAGACAAACAGGGTGAGCACTATGACTTTGCCCTAAAAGAATTTAACGTGATTGTAGGGGGGACACCTCCGACGATCACCAGTCCACTTGAACAATTTGAAATAATCCCATTGATTCCTATGAAAATAGGAAACTTATATTTCTCATTCACAAATCCATCTTTGTTTATGCTACTAACTCTCAGTTTGGTCCTACTTTTGGTTTATTTTGTTACTAAAAAGGGAGGAGGAAACTCAGTACCAAATGCTTGGCAATCCTTGGTAGAGCTTATTTATGATTTCGTGCTGAACCCGGTAAACGAACAAATAGGTGGTCTTTCCGGAAATGTTAAACAAAAGTTTTCCCCTCGCATCTCGGTCACTTTTACTTTTTCGTTATTTTGTAATCCCCAGGGTATGATACCTTATAGCTTCACAGTTACAAGTCATTTTCTCATTACTTTGGGTCTCTCATTTTCGATTTTTATTGGCATTACTATAGTGGGATTTCAAAAAAATGGGCTTCATTTTTTAAGCTTCTTATTACCTGCAGGAGTCCCACTGCCATTAGCACCTTTTTTAGTACTCCTTGAGCTAATCCCTTATTGTTTTCGAGCATTAAGCTCAGGAATACGTTTATTTGCTAATATGATGGCCGGTCATAGTTCAGTAAAGATTTTAAGTGGGTTCGCTTGGACTATGCTATGTATGAATGATCTTTTATATTTCATAGGGGATCTTGGTCCTTTATTTATAGTTCTTGCATTAACCGGTCTGGAATTAGGTGTAGCTATATCACAAGCTCATGTTTCTACGATCTTAATCTGTATTTACTTGAATGATGCTATAAATCTTCATCAAAGTGCTTATTTTTTTATAATTGAACAAAAGCGAGTCTGA